The following are encoded together in the Campylobacter devanensis genome:
- a CDS encoding sensor domain-containing phosphodiesterase, whose amino-acid sequence MKANILKTNIIRIVLIFFVLVCLYFIISTGQILLKTNERLYDFAELKRLNEELYLQIDLQNIHTTIENTENSINEINTLMDKISSNFVITKLFYNVEHVELLDTLKSRLKTRNDIIRNYYIIRQDISKSLFELNKELPNTIDFKQMAQAYALLINSRFISDFNRDEFDRYLTKLINEPREQFDYEFLIKIQHVNDNLITIPNLKIQNKALKIESKIDQLLNHSIEHFNSALYALITCSAFLLVVAFLALTKNGILSNQNRSNKAKLKQLAYLIDSNPNQIIILDKFGRISSVNNSFINSSSFSQEDIINQELSALNMNMQGTDIFDEICQSKDVKTYNEFVSKSKDGILIYENIVAIPMLDEFNDISGAIILKRDITKERLTSKELNFKNAQLQESSNIDNLTGLRNLTSLNDAIKANQNGTLIYLMITDFVNLRFFYRSDLIDLIFVAIANSIKLAISTYKIDAMAYRMQLDEFCIWYKGDNIKKDIKYLLEYFKSKNITIQTEGGFEILPNISITIGISSNEDKPNLNRLTQAILAAQDAKDKDLSFSFYNHDNPIEKNYQKNATITRLIQYALNENRVIVECQGIFDIRENKPKISSYEILIRILDQQNQIHYPNEFLSVAKLTSLYLALTKQVINRAFELLERFGDKKRFSINLSSVDMMNEPVKNLFIQKLDSCSNPQNLTIEILESEGVDDYDAINPIIQEIKNYGCKLSLDDFGSGYSNYYRMLELNIDYIKIDGSIISKLPFDKNAQSVVMTIVDFAKRQGYETVAEFVSTPQILEIIKNLGIDYAQGYLLARPVLPNNIE is encoded by the coding sequence AAAACTAATATTATAAGAATTGTATTGATATTTTTTGTCTTGGTATGCCTTTATTTTATCATATCAACTGGGCAAATTTTATTAAAAACAAATGAGCGATTATATGATTTTGCTGAATTAAAGCGCTTAAATGAGGAATTGTATCTGCAAATTGACCTCCAAAATATCCATACGACAATTGAAAATACCGAAAATAGTATTAATGAAATCAACACTTTAATGGATAAAATCAGCTCAAATTTTGTTATTACAAAACTATTTTATAATGTTGAACATGTTGAACTTTTAGACACATTAAAAAGCAGATTAAAAACCAGAAATGATATCATTAGAAATTATTATATAATCCGTCAAGATATCTCTAAAAGTCTATTTGAGCTAAACAAAGAACTACCAAATACTATAGATTTTAAACAAATGGCACAAGCTTATGCTTTGTTAATCAACTCAAGATTTATATCTGATTTTAATAGAGATGAGTTTGATAGGTATCTAACCAAGCTAATTAACGAGCCAAGGGAGCAGTTTGATTATGAATTTTTAATCAAAATTCAGCATGTAAATGATAACTTAATCACTATTCCAAACCTTAAAATCCAAAACAAAGCACTAAAAATTGAAAGCAAAATTGACCAACTCCTAAATCACTCAATAGAGCATTTTAACTCTGCTTTATATGCGCTTATTACATGTTCAGCATTTTTACTAGTTGTAGCATTTTTAGCTTTGACTAAAAATGGGATTTTAAGCAATCAAAATCGCAGTAATAAAGCTAAGCTAAAGCAGCTTGCCTATCTTATTGATAGCAACCCAAATCAAATAATAATCTTAGACAAATTTGGAAGAATATCAAGTGTAAATAATTCATTTATAAATTCAAGCAGTTTTAGCCAAGAAGATATTATAAATCAAGAGCTAAGTGCATTAAATATGAATATGCAAGGAACTGATATATTTGATGAAATTTGCCAAAGCAAAGATGTTAAAACATATAACGAATTTGTGAGCAAATCAAAAGATGGAATTCTTATCTACGAAAATATAGTTGCGATACCAATGTTAGATGAATTTAATGATATTAGTGGAGCTATAATCCTAAAACGTGATATCACAAAAGAGAGATTAACTAGTAAGGAATTAAACTTTAAAAACGCTCAACTACAAGAGAGTTCAAATATTGATAATCTCACAGGATTAAGAAATTTAACCTCACTCAATGATGCTATCAAAGCCAACCAAAATGGCACACTAATTTATCTAATGATTACAGATTTTGTAAATTTAAGATTTTTTTACCGCTCAGATTTAATTGATTTAATATTTGTAGCAATTGCCAACTCTATCAAACTAGCTATTAGCACTTATAAAATCGACGCTATGGCATATAGAATGCAACTTGATGAGTTTTGTATCTGGTATAAAGGCGATAATATCAAAAAAGATATAAAATATCTTTTAGAATATTTCAAATCCAAAAATATCACCATTCAGACTGAGGGCGGATTTGAGATTTTACCAAATATTTCTATTACCATTGGTATTAGCTCAAATGAAGATAAGCCAAATTTAAATAGACTAACTCAAGCTATTTTAGCTGCTCAAGATGCTAAGGATAAAGATTTAAGTTTTAGCTTTTATAATCACGATAACCCAATAGAGAAAAACTATCAAAAAAACGCCACCATTACACGACTAATTCAATACGCCTTAAATGAAAATAGAGTAATTGTCGAGTGTCAAGGAATATTTGATATTAGAGAAAATAAACCAAAAATTAGCTCATATGAGATTTTAATTCGTATTTTAGATCAACAAAATCAAATTCACTATCCAAATGAGTTTTTAAGTGTGGCCAAGCTAACATCGCTATATCTAGCACTTACCAAGCAAGTTATCAATCGTGCTTTTGAACTTTTAGAGAGATTTGGGGATAAAAAGAGATTTTCTATCAATCTCTCAAGTGTAGATATGATGAATGAACCAGTCAAAAATTTATTTATTCAAAAGCTAGATAGCTGTTCTAATCCACAAAATCTTACCATTGAGATTTTAGAGAGTGAAGGGGTTGATGATTATGATGCTATAAACCCAATTATTCAAGAGATTAAAAATTATGGCTGTAAACTTAGTCTTGATGACTTTGGTAGTGGGTATTCTAACTACTATAGAATGCTTGAATTAAATATAGATTATATCAAAATAGATGGCTCCATCATATCTAAATTACCATTTGACAAAAATGCTCAAAGCGTGGTAATGACGATTGTAGATTTTGCTAAGCGTCAAGGATATGAAACCGTGGCTGAGTTTGTCTCTACTCCACAAATTTTAGAGATTATCAAAAATCTAGGCATAGACTATGCACAAGGCTATCTATTAGCTAGGCCGGTATTGCCAAATAATATAGAATAA